In the genome of Triticum urartu cultivar G1812 chromosome 5, Tu2.1, whole genome shotgun sequence, one region contains:
- the LOC125510243 gene encoding trafficking protein particle complex subunit 2-like protein produces MIVCVAVVGHQNNPLYLQSFTEADDALKLHHVVHCSLDVIDERVNNPKKSAPTLNETFLGLLYPTENYKVYGYLTNTKVKFLMVTTDLDVKDADARNFFRKFHAAYVDAVSNPFHVPGKKIASRSFGARVSTIVKSFGSGTVG; encoded by the exons ATGATCGTCTGCGTCGCCGTCGTCGGCCACCAG AACAACCCGCTGTACCTGCAGAGCTTCACGGAGGCGGACGACGCCCTCAAGCTCCACCACGTCGTCCACTGCTCCCTCGACGTCATCGACGAGCGAG TGAACAATCCTAAAAAGAGTGCACCTACACTGAACGAAACATTTTTGGGTCTTCTATATCCGACTGAGAACTACAAAGT GTATGGCTATTTGACAAACACAAAGGTCAAATTTTTAATGGTTACTACTGATCTTGATGTGAAAGATGCAGATGCCCGAAAT TTTTTCAGGAAGTTCCATGCTGCATACGTGGACGCCGTCTCGAACCCCTTCCACGTCCCAGGGAAGAAGATCGCCTCGAGAAGCTTCGGTGCGAGAGTGAGCACCATAGTGAAATCCTTTGGCTCAGGGACTGTCGGTTAA
- the LOC125510242 gene encoding uncharacterized protein LOC125510242, protein MAFTARMKDLMRKYGKVALGVHVSVSVASVSGMYVAINNNVDVDAIFRKIGISAPGTAAADAALPAPAPAPGAGDGALPNPAPSVVVGQEAPRNRTGELAASSGGALALAILCNKALFPVRVPITIALTPPIARLLARWKLVKSLKQT, encoded by the coding sequence ATGGCGTTCACCGCGCGCATGAAGGACCTCATGAGGAAGTACGGCAAGGTGGCCCTCGGCGTCCACGTCTCCGTCTCCGTCGCCTCCGTCTCCGGTATGTACGTCGCCATCAACAACAACGTCGACGTCGACGCCATCTTCCGCAAGATCGGCATCAGCGCCCccggcaccgccgccgccgacgcggccctccccgcccccgcccccgcccccggcGCCGGCGACGGGGCCCTCCCGAACCCCGCCCCCTCCGTCGTCGTCGGCCAGGAGGCGCCGCGGAACCGGACCGGGGAGCTCGCGGCGTCCAGCGGCGGCGCGCTCGCGCTCGCCATCCTCTGCAACAAGGCCCTGTTCCCCGTCAGGGTCCCCATCACCATCGCGCTCACGCCGCCCATCGCCAGGCTCCTCGCCCGCTGGAAGCTCGTCAAGAGCCTCAAGCAGACCTGA